DNA from Fusarium musae strain F31 chromosome 7, whole genome shotgun sequence:
ACTGATTGATGCAAAGGCCATCAGCCCAGTAAATATGGGACTTTTCCTCGTCTCGAAGCCGTCGTAGAATAGAAGCGAGTGATGCTGTTATGGGGATGGATCCCTGGGGGGTGAAGAAGGTGTCTGTGAAGGTTGACTCGCCCCAAACATAGGAGATCGCGTTAAAGCAAACGTATTTTTCTGGGTCTAACAGATCTACTTGAGCTGCAGTGCCTGATTTTTGTCGTGGAGGAAGCTCTTCCAAGCTTTTGGCAATGAGCTCGCCATTTAGCTGATCCCCTTCTTGGCCGGCGTTGAGGCGTAGCAGCCTTATCTGCCCAGCGCTGAGTGGTATGTACTGGTAAGGCAAGTTACCAGACTCAGACCCTGCGTTCTTTGGGCGCAGAACTAAGGGAGTTCGCCCATTTTAACAACAAAAGAGAACGAAACCCGGTGGTTTTTTGGTCTTGAGATCTCCAATGCTAGCGCTGACCGGCGATAGCGACCCCGCGGACCAAGGATCCTGTGGGACCAGCGATAACCAATAACAATTACATCTCATGATTCGAGCGAATTGAGCCTCAAAAGCAATCATGATTGCACACTCACGGACCCGGCTCGCGTATTGTGGCAACCCTGAGTGAGAAAAGTCCCAGTGCCATAGATTGCACGCACTTGTATACATTGGATGTAGCTGCACAACCAAGATAAGAGGGAGCTGGGGGGAGCATTGACTTAGTACGGAGTAATGGCAAAGGCAATAGATACAGTCCTGCTGACTAGGCTATGGTGAGGTATCAGAACAGACGCCTGTAGATCGAGAGCCAATCACGATACGAGTGTACGCCTCAACAGCTTTGATTGTTTACTCGCCTGCTTCTGCTACCCTAATTAATTACATCGTACGTTTAAAAGAACGGGTCAACTAACAAATAAGCAAGACTGTATCACATGCCGTGAACGGATAAGGCCTATCTGTGCATCACAGAGAatagtattaacttatagcCTATATATACAAAGAAGAAACAACAGAAGATAGTACCAGCTATATGTCATGTTCTACACAACTTTGGTGTACTTCTCCCCACTCAGACTCAAAACTTAGCAAGAGGCACCAGAGGGAATACCCTTGCACTTGGTAGAGGTCTTTCCACCAGTGACCTTGTTGTTGGTCCAGGTCCAGTTCTTGCAGTTGGCGCAAAGGATGTAGACATCAGTTCCGCTAGACTTGACAGTTCCGGtgaccttgttgatggtgacatCGGTGATGGGGACACCAGCAGTAGGGGTTCCAGTGGGAGAACCGTTCTCGTAATCCTGCTCAATGACGATACCGTACTTGGCGATGTTGGAGAGAGTGATGGTGTCGTACTTGACGTCAGAAACAGAACCGGTAGCGCCAGAAACGGTCTTGATGCGGACGCCGTTGTcggagttggagatggcagAGTTGAGGATGCGGACGGTCTTGACGGTGTTGTCAGAGCGTCCACCGACGGATCCGATGGAGAGGCCGTGGCCACCACTGCAGTTACCGCCAGTGAAGGTGATGTTGGTGCCGGAGTTGATGGCGAGGCAATCGTCCTGGTTCTTGACGACAGCTCCGGAGATGTACACGCCGGTAGAGGAGCCAACGTCAAAGGCATCGGTGTTGTGTCCACCAAGAGAATCGCCGAGAGAGTTGTCCATGTGAACGCCATAGACACCCAGGTTGGTGAcgctgttgatgctgaaaGCCTGGACAGGAGTGTTGAGAACGTtcaagttcttgatgttggagtTCTTGAGGGAGTGGGCGCTGAAGAACTTGGGCTTTGTCTTGCCGCCGTTGCTGCCCTTACCGTCCCACCATCTCTTACCCTCGCAGTCGATGGAGTGTCCAGAAGCGCCCTCGATCAGAAGGTTGTTGCCGGTGAAGGAGATGAGAGGGCCCTCCCATTCGGCATAGCCGAAAGTTGTCTTGCCCTGGAAGATGACGTGAGTGCCATCATTGAGCTTGGTCAAGTCGAGAGTGGTCTTGGCAGGAACGGCAatgttgttgaggatgatAGTAGAGCAGCCAGCCTTGTTCTTAATGGCAGTAGCGGCATCGGTGAAAGTGCAGCTGGCACGAGGCTCAAGAGCTGGGGCTGCGAGGACAGAGGCGACCAGGCCGCTGAGAAGGACAGTTGAAGAGAACATGTTTAATGAATGTAATGTTTAAAAGAATGGAAGTTTTGAGAAAGTGTATATACGAATTGAAGTATACTGCTGAATGTAATGCTgacgccaagaacaagatagaCGATGCCAAGAGCGTGCGGCTCTCTTATATACAAAGTGCACTCCCTAACTATATCTGAAGCGCGTATTTGAAGCTTGAATCATGAGGTATGCGCGGATAGATGCCGTTCAGCCGTAACCGTGGCCCGTGTTTACATCTTCATCGGCCCTGCATCTTGATTAGGGATCGCGAGTTTGGTTCGGGAATTAGCAGAGTGCTCCACATGGCCCCCAATCTACCGGGGTTAAGATtgaaacaccaacatcgacgCCACAAAAAGTCTAGTCAATTGGTGGACTGCATTTTTCCAGAACAAACCCGTCTGGCTGTCATGTTTCACCATTGAGTCTGGAATCTGAACCATCTCGGATGCCCGGCACATTCCAGCTGTTTCTCAAACGACTTTTCAAATAAGTAAAACTGCTGCACTCGTAAAGTGGGAGATGCAATTCAATTCCTCAATTGCACTAGTCAGTGTAGGTTCCCCCAAAGATTTCGGCAATAAGGCACGTCGGTGATTTTTTTCATTCGTGGGTGTATTTTCCCAGATTATGTGATCGCATAAGCTGGCACtaccttcttcatcagcaaCGGAACGACGAACTTTATTCTCTTTAGAATTTAACTTTACTACATTACTGTTGATTTTTACCTCCTGGAGGTCCGGCACTAAATGTAGCATGGATTGATCGATCGTCGTTCCCTCTAGGTCCGATATGTCCATTAGTGTGATTGGGGGCATGGCGCTTTGAATGGGGGAGTAATCGTCTCAAACTTCTCAGAGCCCAAGTGTCTTGTTTCTATTTCTCACTATTTGCAAATAAAGCACTTGCTTATAGCCAAAGTCTCAATATACTAAGTAGTCACCTGAGGCATATGCTTCATACACTCTCGAAACGCCCAGGGTCGCAATTGAGAGTTCGTGAGACTAGGTTGACCGAGATATGGCGGTCTTCTTTGAATGGGTACAAGGACTGTTGCACCCGTTTGAATACATTGGGGAGCTCTTATCAGAGTAGTCACCAACCATGGCCCCAGTCGTTGAAGTGAAGTCAACTTTGGGTTGCTATAGCTGCAGCCTGTGGCAGATATCATAGGTGTCTCCGGGGGCATCTTGCAGCATTTCCTGCACTGTGAAGTATCAACTCAACAACAATGGGATTTTCAGGACCTGAGAAACAGTGAACTTAAGTTGGCCGAATTCGATGGTGATAAGTGCCCGCCGTATAGCCCTATCCTGTTTTCTTTATCCTAGAATGGAGCTGGGCAGGGAGTAAAGGAAAAGGGTAGACCAGAAAAAGGGCATTGGCGTCTAGATTGTATTTGTGAGACGTGTTGTTCAGAGATGTGTGTCGAGATCATGAGACTTGAATGAATAACGGACGCCCAGTCGGGACTTCTAACGGAGCCGCAAATCTCCACGCATCGAGGCTATAGCATATTCCAGTAGTCATTACACCATGGGTCTCGCGTCACAGCTGATTACATAGTAGGAACTTGCACTGGTATCAACTACCGGCtctaagttattatataaagctagcttaagtAGACAATAGATTCGAAGTTACTATACCTTAAACAAGATCATGGCTCGAAAGACTGGGCTTAGTCCTCCTTACGATTATTCTACTCAGTCGTCTTAAGATTTAGGACCCTCTCGTATTATAATCTCTCGACAGATCCGTTAGCTTACACACGCAATCTTCGGCAAAACCACTTATGATCGCTGCTTTGACGTATGAGCCACATGGTAAGATTAAtcaaaatagtaataaattgTAGTCTATTGTCGGCCCGATGACTCTTATTAGCCCCTGTCGCGGCTAAATGTTTATAGGTATAGGGAGTTCATAGCCCGCTCAATCGGCCGATGACATATAATCGAGTTAATACCGACATGcaggttttatttattagtaaggTTTTAAAAAGGTTCCTTATCAATAAATGCagttcttaattattaacaGGGGGATACCCAGggttatatattacttataatattagtagaTGAAACAACTTGCCTAAACCCCTGTTCCAAAAACTAGAACTTCAATCAACTATTGCGTTATAATATCCTGACTTGTTATGTTTGAAATTGTCAGGATTATGGCTTTCCTTAATCGCTTGTCAAAATCGCTCGCGTGAATCATTCAGAAACACGTCAGTGCCTGATCATCCGGAATGAGCCGAATAGTACAGGGTAGTTCAACGGTTCGTCCTGGTTCGATACTGAATTTGCTATGATTTCTGGAAAGGGCTAAGGCGACCCAGGAATACAGCAGGGACTGTATAATTTTATACCACGCGCCAATTGCAATAAATTTATCATTAGAGGCCTAAACTAACGGCGATGCTACGATTCTGTCTAGTATCTTCTTCAGTGGCTGAAACACTGGTACTGTTATAAGTGACAACCATATTGCTGAGGCAGAAGTGTAACGAGTCAAGTCTGTGTTCCTCTTAATGTGGTTGAATGTCTCGGTTGGAATACTCTCCGTGAGGGCAAAGTTTTACTCGCCAAGGAACGCCTTTACTAAATTGACCAGTTACAGACTGATGGCGTGATGCACGGCTACTCGAAAGATCCTGGGACGTTCAACCCTCTGATATTGAATGGCGCCAAATAGAGTTTGCACATATAGATTACACAGAGGGGAAAAAAACCGCCTAAACTAAATAGAGTTAGTAAATAATGCACTGCATAAACATTTTCAGCTACAGTAGTCGCGGCATGTGACCTTCTTGTTTGGAAACAGCGGATTgctactataactttaacagCTAATTACAGTCTCTATTTATTGCTGCAAGTAAGGCCTAGATATGGCTTAGGTAGTAAGAATGAATTTGACCCGGTGGCTTggctttatattaaaaagggtATCTTGAGAAGCGTGTTTTAAGCAGATGTTATCTGGAGTTGAACCTTGCCAGGCACCTTGTGGCTTTGTTTTAATCTGTATTCTCGCCTTCTTGGAAAAACAgtatcttataaaatagaaatgTCCTTATTACTACAGCTATATCTAGTAAAGAAGAAACCTAGAGGCTATACCCCCGTGATGATTTCCCATAATAGAGAAGTCATTCTGCGTAATGACATATTAGGAAGCTGTTGAAAAAAGTTAAGATCATTGTAAATCCTCCCTGACGTGTTTCAGAATTACTAGTCTTAAATGCCCTGTAACTATAATCACTGACTGATACCCGCGCTCGGATCTTACCTTTACCGGGCTTAATATGCTTAGTGCTATAACTAGAGCAAAAGTGTATAGTCAGGGATCGTAATGCTATAAGcagtaaatattttatttattatccTTAACAAACATAGCAAAGTAGCCTACtaaacttttatttctttctaTCTAGTCAAGCgctttaatactattaacaATGTCCTACTACGACTTTTAGAATTACTCTTGGCCCCAAAGTCCATAAACATTCAGCAGCTTGTCTTGCCAATTCCCAGGATTGGAAGatgattaagttataagaagTGCCTTTAAGTCCTTGGACCATTGTGTTAAaactaaagtatattttctaaccttataactaacttataaacttaatactactattaccttttaattaccttaaaccttcttTAATCTAACCTTTATCTTAgccttaatagtattaatatatatattattataaaactttctattaagctttttttatatattagtattttttaataattttaatagctatatattatatttaaaagattttataaataaattactatttatatattaaatataaatataatttaagcttaattttactaaattaattatatagttactttttaaattattttattttttaattttaataacttaaatagtacttttttttttattaaataacttaaataactttaataagaaatctattataagctattatataagtaatagttttataattaaaaagagctagctaaataaagaagttattacttaattaataaaaatcttatataaagatatactttataatagccttataataatctttaaagtctataaagctattattattttataaaatctctttatatataaatataacttaaaatataattataattttattaatataattattaatatttaatatttagtaaaattaatattaataaaaaattaatcttattaaagctattattttaaaaatttaaggtatttataatattaagttaactttttttaattaaaaaattaaagctttatatacttttaaagctagctaaaaagttattatttaagtttatattatattagctttatattatagctattagttaattattatagtattaatatttaaattataggctagaagtgttatttatagttatggcttatagctaagagcttattctagtagagagaacctaaAGTCCTTagatagctttatttttaacctTCtgccttttactatatataatgccaTAAGGGAGGATTCAGAGACCTTTCCAGAACggaagctattatataactctttGTCATCAACTTCATATTGTCCTATAGCTAAGGAATCGCCTGACCTCGATAAAAAGGCAGAACTACATATTTGTACTCTATCCTATCTTACGCTTATAAGCCGTCAGCAACTGGAGCCTATGTTATCGGATAACATTACAGGTACCGTTGTAAATGACTGCCAGAGTCTCCACTACCGAGTTCACAACTGGCTGTCAACTCTGCCTGACATACCATGGCTGAACATTATGTATGTGGGTGTAAGTTATAACTACATTAATCTCCACAAAATGGTATCTAATTGCTCTTCAGCCAATCTACGAGGATCCAGTCATAACAGAAAAttccaaggagaaggaattGGCAAGCACGGAAGGAAATAACTTTCTCCATCACCTAGACTTATACGATTCCAACCAAGCTGAAGTTTTAGAGATGGAGGAATATAGCGGTACAATGGAAAGAGAACTGAAAGCTGAAGACGAATCTAATTCTTTACTGGACGTTCATGGAATTCGAGGTGCATATCACGAAGCCCTGCTACAAATCAACTTAGCATCAACTCCTAACGAAAGGATAACCGGGCCCTTTCGGCCATCGATCCGGCGTCATTATCCTTAGGGTCTGGAGGAGGCAGGCCATCGAAGATTAGCCTAACAGTGTAACGACCATACCTAACTTAGATAAGATGTAGTGCCTACTAGTCTAGATGACTAAGAGTTTTAGAGATTATTTAGCATAGCGATGTCGATATCGTTTCTTACGGACTGTGAGCTCTCGTATGAAGAGGAACGGAGGCCCAACACGATGGATCTATGGGACAACTTCTTATCAGATATTGACCTATCTTCTACCTTCCGCACCTTTGCCGATGTCTGGGGGGGAACGCACGCTTATAAGAGAGGCGGTTTTGTATTAGACCTGACCGAGACATGGCGGAACCCTCAAGACCGTACGAGGGTACGCTACGTCTGTTGGGGTCCTTTGCAGGATGCATACTAAATTTCTTGGTATTCTGTTAGCTTATCCAAGGACTTCTCACCTTTCAAGTCTATAGACACTCTCGTGGACACGTTTCACGCCCTCAACACTGCATCTTccaacaagaaacaagaTCCACCCCCTCTTGATCACACATGGCGGGATGCAATCCAGCGCTATGACACCCAAAGTCAACTTGATATCTACGATAAATTGGAAGATTTAAGGCGCACTGACACAGATTTACCATTCCTCGTTATTGGTCTAGACAAAATATAGGTGTACTTCAACTCTGGTGACTGGAAAACCgttctcttcgtcctctACAAGATTGACCAGTGCTACGATGATATCTGCAGGCTCAGAGGCACCAACATTAACGATTTTAGCACTCTTGAACAGAAACGATGGATGACCACTAGGAGGGTACAGTGTCTCAAGTATCTTGGGCGGAGATCAGAGTCTAAGGCGCAGATTGAAGAGCTGAAGAAAATTGTAAGCCGGAGGGAGGACCTGTGGTCGATTCGAGATCGACGTAACGAGGAATATCGAAACCTCACAGCGCTCATGGAGTGCCAAGTAGGTAGATTGTCCCCCTCAACGAGAATCAACGCCGGAGACTATTTCTTTCGTCCCAGAACGCTTCACCAAGCTAAGGTGCCTCAAATTCAAGACTTGACGGTGTCATCAGAGCTTGGGACCGATATAGAAACTGAACAGGCCGGCGGTTTTGCCCAGGAGGCAGGAGATGTAGATGCCACATTTGCTAATACAACGAGAGTGGGAGCCTTAAACAGAAGTCCAAGCTGCCACGAcatcgaagatgaagactcgGATAGCCTCTCCCTGCTTAACAAGCCCTGGATGAAGGAAGTTATTGGGCTTCTCAGTTCCTTTAAGACTCCTGTAGAAGAATACTACAACTACCAAACACCCTCATGTTGTATAGGTGGGCTATTCTTGTATCAATCGCTTGTTAATAGCCGACGAATTCCTCAAAGCGCTGGGTGTTATTCAGCCATAATTGACGTAaggatataatatataataacgttataaaaatctatatGAGGTAAAGCCTTAAGGGGTCTTAGAGCTTTACagcctttaatattatattaagagagATAAGACAGAGTATGGAAATGGAGGTCATTATCAAGCCAGATGTTTGACTGcaagtatttttatttactCCTGTAGTCAGTCTACCTGGGCGAGAGCCCTGAGAAATAAGCACATAACATAGCGCACGACGCCTGGTTAGGACCAAACTAGAATCGTTTGATAGACTTCTTCGGACTATGAGGAAATGAATGATACAGCCAGCTTAGAATGTGTCAGGCTCAGTATAAAACTGTATTCAACTATTTATTCTCCAAGCCCCTCCGGAACTCGTGACATACTTATATTGACTACTATACTATGAGGATGCGACTAGGCAGACTCCTTACTTGAAAACCCGCCGTGCTTCTTTTCCAAGTTCTTAGCGTCCTGAGCAGCAATAATGTCCTCTCCAGTTATAGCAAACTCCACCATGCTTTCAGGGGCTGGGAAAAAGTGGTTGAGGATATAGTAGAAGACGCCAGCAGATATAAAAGAATAGACATAGCCGATATAGAAGCTATTATACATATTTCAGTCAGAATGCATAGATAGATAAGACTAAGAGCAGGATGGAATATAAGACTTACAGGTGTTGACCTCCTAGCGAGACACCGGTATGGCCACCGCCCGCTTGGACAATGTTATCGATGAAgccaggaagaggaggagtgcagccgatgaagaaggcaACCACAGCACGCCAGTTGGTTCCCCATTTCTGCGAGTAGCGGTAGATGCCATGGAAATCGTACATGTCTGGGACCGAGACTTTGCCGCGGCGGAGAATGTAGTAGCTGGAAAAGAATTAGAGTCAGTGGACCTTTACAGAGTTATCATACGCAAAGGTTTAGAAGGACGCACTCTGTCATGAGGATAGAGGTCATGGGACCCAAGAAAATCGTATAGCCGTTGAGGAAGGCGATGAACTTTTGAGCCGATGCCAGGATTTTCCACTGTAGCATTAAGTAAGTCATTTAGTTAACCGAGCTCGGAATTTTGGAGACTGGGATGTCGTAGCAACGAAGGTACAAGTTGCATTTACTTACCGGAACAAAAGCCCAGCTACCAATTACGGCGGCGAGAATCTGACCACGTCGGATGTTGATATACCGGGGAGCAAAAGCCATCAAATCATTGGCGGCACTAATTGAGTTGGCGGAAATGTTGATACCAAGCGTAACGATAATCAGGCCAATGGCGGCGAAGGCAGCTGCAGCACGCCCACCAGAGGAACCAGATTTCATCCACAGGTTAATAATATCGATGGGGTTCCAGAGAACCTCACCGTACGCAGATTGGGAAGCAGCTGCGGTGAAAATGCCCAGAAGGCCGACAATGGCTAATGACACTAATTAGCAATTTTAACAGAGTGCAGGAAAAGGAGAATCGCACTGAAGATAAAGGGGATGACGATGGCTTGCACGTTTTGAGCGCTAGGCTTGTTGGCATATCTCGAAAAGTCGGCGATGTTGAGACCGAGCGTGGAGTAGTTACCCAAGACTCCGTTAAGATCTGAATTATTCAGTTATTAGAGGATGAAAGAGAGCACCGGAACTGCCTCGCTCACTATTGAAGAAGGCCCATGCCAAAGTGGCACCGTGAATGGTAGTGCCCTTGGAAATCACAGTGCTGTGGCTGATTGTTCCACCGGCCTTGTGCAATGTGTCGCCAAAGACGGCCAGGAACACGATCGGGGCGATGATACTCTTGAAGGCAAAGAAGTATTGAACCTGTGATAATCAGTCTGATGTTCAGCTCTCTCACGGCATATAGAGTAGTACCTTGGTGTACGGGATACACAAGAAGGGAAGCTGAAGGAGGAAGTAGAGCACGAATCCACACATGCCTGCAGTGGTGATACCCTCAGATTCAGGAATGTGATTCGGGATGTTGGCAAAGCTCGGCCAGATGGCGGTCAGTAGAACGGTCATGCATTGACCTCCAGTCGTGGTTTGCACACTATAAGACATCTATCAGTCACGCACCTTGCAGTATCAAGAGGACAAAGTGCACTTACCCGAGCCAGACAATGGCAAGGACACAGCGGGACAAAACAACAAAGTAACTGAAGTAGTAGCCGAAGGGCATGCGAGAGAGAACCGGGAAGGGAGTGTGGAGCTGTGAACAGGTTAGTCGATGAGGAGCCGTACTCACAAAGTGAGAGACTCACAATAGCTCCGATTCTTCCATTGACAGTAATGACAATGCCCATGAGAAAGTTACCAAGAACACAGGCTCCAATTGCCATTCGCCAACTCAGTCCGACAGCAATCATTGACGAGGCTACGCCACGAAATATTAGCAATCCGCGCTCTTCCTGTGACTATGAATAACGTAGCAAGCTTACCGACTTCCCAGTTCGACACAGCCCACGCATCTGCCATCCAATAAGCCACGTAAGCACCCCAATTCCAGGTTCGCTTCGAAGGTGGAATCGGGTCGAAATCGGCATTGGAAAAATTCTTCGACTTTGCAAAAGAGCTCGGTTCCTGATCGACTTCGAGGCTAAAGTTGAACCCGAATCGTCGTCGCCTCACCGCGCCGACTTGCCCCGGTTCGGAGTCGGAAGTGACCCCGAAGCCATTTTTAGTGTCGGAGCCGTCTGACTGCATCTTGATTCTGGGCAGCAAAAGCGCAGTACCGAGTCAATCAATATGAGTACACAGGAAACCGAGCTGTTGGAGACAAATGCCAAGCGCTTTAACGGGAACTAAATGGGGGGAGTCTGGGGGTTGATATCCGAAAACAAACACGCTGTAAAGCTT
Protein-coding regions in this window:
- the PG1 gene encoding Polygalacturonase 1 (CAZy:GH28), coding for MFSSTVLLSGLVASVLAAPALEPRASCTFTDAATAIKNKAGCSTIILNNIAVPAKTTLDLTKLNDGTHVIFQGKTTFGYAEWEGPLISFTGNNLLIEGASGHSIDCEGKRWWDGKGSNGGKTKPKFFSAHSLKNSNIKNLNVLNTPVQAFSINSVTNLGVYGVHMDNSLGDSLGGHNTDAFDVGSSTGVYISGAVVKNQDDCLAINSGTNITFTGGNCSGGHGLSIGSVGGRSDNTVKTVRILNSAISNSDNGVRIKTVSGATGSVSDVKYDTITLSNIAKYGIVIEQDYENGSPTGTPTAGVPITDVTINKVTGTVKSSGTDVYILCANCKNWTWTNNKVTGGKTSTKCKGIPSVLSLSGEKYTKVV
- a CDS encoding hypothetical protein (EggNog:ENOG41), yielding MPFGYYFSYFVVLSRCVLAIVWLGVQTTTGGQCMTVLLTAIWPSFANIPNHIPESEGITTAGMCGFVLYFLLQLPFLCIPYTKVQYFFAFKSIIAPIVFLAVFGDTLHKAGGTISHSTVISKGTTIHGATLAWAFFNSERGSSDLNGVLGNYSTLGLNIADFSRYANKPSAQNVQAIVIPFIFTIVGLLGIFTAAASQSAYGEVLWNPIDIINLWMKSGSSGGRAAAAFAAIGLIIVTLGINISANSISAANDLMAFAPRYINIRRGQILAAVIGSWAFVPWKILASAQKFIAFLNGYTIFLGPMTSILMTDYYILRRGKVSVPDMYDFHGIYRYSQKWGTNWRAVVAFFIGCTPPLPGFIDNIVQAGGGHTGVSLGGQHLFYIGYVYSFISAGVFYYILNHFFPAPESMVEFAITGEDIIAAQDAKNLEKKHGGFSSKESA